Proteins from one Sylvia atricapilla isolate bSylAtr1 chromosome 1, bSylAtr1.pri, whole genome shotgun sequence genomic window:
- the GORASP1 gene encoding Golgi reassembly-stacking protein 1, with the protein MGLGSSSEGPGGGAEGFHVHGVQENSPAQQGGLEPFFDFIIAIGHTRLNKENNMLKDLLKANAEKAVKLEVYNIKTMKIREVEVIPSNMWGGQGLLGASVRFCSFQGANEHVWHVLDVEPSSPAALAGLQPYTDYVVGSDQILQESEDFFSLIEAHEGKPLKLMVYNTEADSIREVVVTPNGAWGGEGSLGCGIGYGYLHRIPTQSTTSKKKSESKSPSPSPEAGTPVPSTNGYTETPLLAPTSQNDSSVTVMNLDHSTEMSGYSPESSLSPPPPLQRVMDPGFLDMSGISVSEFTSLTEVSSLSPSASFNTPVAGASVGSDTLMPNSEASAYFENASALDPDGLSPYPEGSDKPPTLDDLLPSIPSLPSLDLPHDISSKTTLGTDAENQESQLPVDSTESSLTTAPETPEHEAPSEQKGEAAAQGPE; encoded by the exons ATGGGGCTGGGATCCAGCTCCGagggccccggcggcggcgccgaGGGCTTCCACGTGCACGGG GTTCAAGAGAACTCCCCAGCCCAGCAAGGAGGACTGGAACCTTTCTTTGATTTCATCATTGCCATAGGACACACGAGGCTT AACAAGGAAAACAATATGTTGAAAGACCTGCTGAAGGCAAATGCTGAGAAGGCAGTGAAGCTGGAGGTGTATAACatcaaaacaatgaaaatccGAGAGGTGGAGGTGATCCCCAGTAACATGTGGGGAGGACAAGGCCTCCTTGGAGCCAGTGTGAGGTTCTGCAGCTTCCAGGGAGCTAATGAACACGTCTGGCATGTTCTG GACGTTGAGCCTTCGTCTCCCGCGGCTCTGGCCGGCCTCCAGCCGTACACTGACTACGTCGTTGGATCTGATCAGATTCTCCAGGAG tcagaggatttcttttccctgatTGAAGCCCATGAGGGGAAGCCCCTGAAGCTGATGGTTTATAACACTGAAGCAGATTCCATCCGAGAGGTAGTTGTGACTCCCAATGGAGCTTGGGGTGGAGAAGGAAG TTTAGGATGTGGTATTGGATATGGCTATTTGCACAGAATTCCAACACAGTCCACGACATcaaagaaaaagtcagaaagCAAATCACCTTCACCCTCACCAGAAGCTGGAACTCCTGTGCCATCCACTAACGGTTACACAGAG ACTCCATTGTTGGCACCTACCTCTCAGAATGACAGCTCTGTAACAGTTATGAACTTGGATCATTCCACAGAAATGAGTGGATACTCACCAGAAAgttccctttctcctcctccccctctccAGAGAGTTATGGATCCAG GATTTCTGGATATGTCTGGAATTTCAGTTTCTGAGTTCACAAGCTTAACAGAAGTGTCCAGCCTGTCCCCATCTGCCTCTTTCAACACGCCAGTAGCAGGGGCTTCTGTAGGCTCTGACACATTAATGCCAAATAGTGAAGCCTCTGCTTATTTTG AAAATGCCTCAGCTTTGGACCCTGATGGTTTAAGCCCATATCCTGAAGGCTCAGACAAGCCACCCACACTGGATGACCTCCTGCCTTCAATTCCATCTTTACCTTCTCTTGATCTTCCTCATGacatttcttcaaaaacaaCACTAGGAACTGATGCTGAGAACCAGGAATCCCAGCTGCCTGTGGACAGCACTGAGAGCTCACTGACCACTGCTCCAGAGACACCAGAGCACGAAGCACCAAGTgagcagaaaggagaagcagctgcaCAAGGCCCTGAGTGA